The following proteins are encoded in a genomic region of Neisseria perflava:
- the gatC gene encoding Asp-tRNA(Asn)/Glu-tRNA(Gln) amidotransferase subunit GatC — MALSLNDVEKIAKLSRLTLTDEEKNKTLAELNDIFAMVENMQSVNTDCIEPMAHPHEAALRLREDKVTETDHAAEYQAVAPEVRNRLYIVPQVIEE; from the coding sequence ATGGCTTTAAGCTTAAATGATGTGGAAAAAATCGCAAAACTCTCGCGCCTCACTTTAACGGACGAAGAAAAAAACAAAACGCTTGCCGAGTTGAACGACATTTTTGCCATGGTTGAAAACATGCAAAGCGTCAATACCGACTGCATCGAACCCATGGCGCATCCGCACGAAGCCGCTTTGCGTCTGCGCGAAGATAAAGTGACTGAAACTGACCACGCTGCAGAATATCAGGCTGTTGCCCCAGAAGTGCGCAACCGCCTGTATATCGTTCCTCAAGTGATTGAAGAATAA
- the gatA gene encoding Asp-tRNA(Asn)/Glu-tRNA(Gln) amidotransferase subunit GatA — protein MTAYTLKQASSLLQSKQISAVELATEYLTAIAAKNPAINGYVTIDQDKTLAEAKAADARIAAGNATALTGVPVAYKDIFCQTGWRSACSSKMLDNFVSPYTATVVQNLLDAGMVTLGRTNMDEFAMGSTNETSFYGATKNPWNLEHVPGGSSGGSAAVIAARLAPAALGSDTGGSIRQPASHCGITGIKPTYGTVSRFGMVAYASSFDQAGPMAQTAEDCAILLNAMASFDERDSTSLERDKEDYTRDLDKPLKGLKIGLPKEYFGEGADADVQTALQSVIDLLKVQGAETVEVSLPQTSLSIPAYYVLASAEASTNLSRFDGVRYGHRAAQFGDLEEMYSNTRAEGFGSEVKRRIMIGTYVLSHGYYDAYYLKAQKLRRLVANDFQTAFGQCDFILAPTAPTAAPKLGSDIHDPVQMYLSDIYTIAVNLAGLPALTLPAGFSANGLPIGVQFIGNYFSEAKILGAAHQVQLNSDWHTKAPE, from the coding sequence ATGACCGCTTACACGCTCAAACAAGCCAGCAGCCTGCTGCAATCCAAACAAATTTCCGCAGTCGAATTGGCGACCGAATATTTGACCGCTATTGCTGCGAAAAACCCTGCCATCAACGGCTACGTTACCATCGATCAAGATAAGACCCTTGCTGAAGCCAAAGCAGCCGATGCGCGTATCGCAGCCGGCAATGCAACGGCTTTGACCGGTGTGCCGGTTGCTTACAAAGATATTTTCTGCCAAACAGGTTGGCGCAGTGCATGCAGCTCCAAAATGTTGGATAACTTTGTTTCTCCTTATACTGCCACTGTGGTGCAAAACTTGTTGGATGCCGGCATGGTTACTCTTGGCCGTACCAATATGGACGAATTTGCCATGGGTTCGACCAATGAGACTTCGTTCTACGGCGCAACCAAAAACCCATGGAATCTTGAACATGTTCCCGGCGGTTCGTCAGGAGGTTCGGCTGCCGTGATTGCGGCGCGTTTGGCACCTGCTGCGTTGGGTTCGGATACCGGCGGTTCTATCCGTCAGCCTGCATCGCATTGCGGTATTACCGGTATCAAGCCGACTTACGGTACGGTTTCACGTTTCGGTATGGTTGCTTATGCTTCCAGCTTCGACCAAGCCGGCCCTATGGCGCAAACGGCCGAAGACTGTGCGATTTTGTTGAACGCCATGGCCAGCTTTGACGAGCGCGATTCCACCAGTTTGGAGCGCGACAAAGAAGATTACACCCGTGATTTGGACAAGCCGCTCAAAGGTTTGAAAATCGGTTTGCCTAAAGAATATTTCGGCGAAGGCGCAGATGCCGATGTTCAGACGGCCTTACAAAGCGTTATCGATTTGCTCAAAGTCCAAGGCGCGGAGACTGTTGAAGTTTCCCTGCCGCAAACATCATTGTCGATTCCTGCTTATTACGTTCTCGCCTCTGCTGAAGCAAGTACTAACTTATCCCGCTTCGACGGCGTACGTTATGGCCATCGTGCGGCGCAATTCGGCGATTTGGAAGAAATGTACAGCAATACTCGTGCCGAAGGTTTCGGCAGCGAGGTCAAACGCCGTATCATGATCGGTACTTATGTATTGAGCCATGGTTACTACGATGCTTATTATCTGAAAGCGCAAAAACTGCGTCGTCTGGTTGCCAATGATTTTCAGACGGCCTTTGGTCAATGTGATTTCATTCTTGCGCCGACTGCGCCGACTGCCGCGCCAAAACTCGGCAGCGACATTCACGACCCTGTCCAAATGTACTTGTCCGATATTTACACCATCGCCGTGAACCTTGCCGGTTTGCCTGCACTGACTCTGCCTGCCGGTTTCAGCGCAAACGGCCTGCCGATTGGTGTGCAATTTATCGGCAACTATTTCTCCGAAGCCAAAATTTTGGGTGCCGCACATCAAGTTCAACTGAATAGCGATTGGCACACTAAAGCGCCGGAATAA
- a CDS encoding trimeric intracellular cation channel family protein, with protein sequence MTATDFIQIIGTAAFAISGYLVGYNKRLDVLGVVITALLTAVGGGMIRDGLVGRIPQVFLQTDALIVVFATLAIAWLIRVQRYRSTYLAAAFIIADAIGLAAFSITGAQIGMALQLNLFGVISLAFVTAVGGGIARDILVNDVPMILRTDLYGSVAILIGGLIYLFGHLGWINIFTLNLLFAGGLLFRLTAYRFHWQLPGFQRRRK encoded by the coding sequence ATGACAGCCACCGACTTCATTCAAATCATTGGGACAGCTGCGTTTGCCATTTCCGGCTATTTGGTCGGCTACAACAAGCGGTTGGATGTACTCGGTGTCGTCATTACTGCGTTACTGACGGCTGTTGGCGGCGGCATGATACGCGATGGTTTGGTCGGCCGGATTCCGCAAGTGTTTTTGCAAACCGATGCGCTGATAGTCGTGTTTGCCACGCTTGCCATTGCATGGTTGATAAGGGTGCAACGTTATCGCAGCACCTATTTGGCCGCTGCTTTTATTATTGCCGATGCCATCGGTTTGGCAGCGTTCAGTATTACCGGTGCACAAATCGGTATGGCTTTGCAGCTTAATTTGTTCGGCGTTATTTCTTTGGCTTTTGTGACTGCCGTTGGCGGCGGTATTGCGCGCGATATTTTGGTCAATGATGTGCCGATGATTTTGCGCACCGACCTTTACGGCAGCGTAGCCATTTTGATTGGTGGGCTGATTTATCTGTTCGGACATTTGGGCTGGATTAATATTTTTACGTTAAACCTGCTTTTTGCCGGCGGATTGTTGTTTCGCCTGACTGCATACCGTTTCCATTGGCAACTGCCTGGTTTCCAACGTCGCAGGAAATAA
- the gatB gene encoding Asp-tRNA(Asn)/Glu-tRNA(Gln) amidotransferase subunit GatB: MTWETVIGLEIHVQLNTQSKIFSGASTAFGAEPNAHASVVECALPGVLPVMNREVVEKAIKLGLALDAKINQKNVFDRKNYFYPDLPKGYQISQLDLPIVEHGKLEIVVGDEVKTINVTRAHMEEDAGKSVHEGLNGATGIDLNRAGTPLLEVVSEPEMRSAAEAVAYAKALHGLVTWLDICDGNMAEGSFRVDANVSVRPKGQAEFGTRREIKNLNSFRFLEQAINYEVEAQIEILEDGGKVQQATMLFDPEKGETRVMRLKEDAHDYRYFPDPDLLPVIISDGQLQKAKEQMPELPHEMAARFVADYGVSDYDARLLTASRVQAAYFEEAAKACGQGKLTANWMNGELAATLNKEGLELAESPITASRLAELVAKVADGTLSSKLAKKAFEAMWAEPEAGIAEIIEKHGLQQITDTGAIEAMVDEVLANNAKAVEQFRSGNEKALNAIVGQVMKASKGKANPAQVQELIKAKLA, translated from the coding sequence ATGACTTGGGAAACCGTAATCGGACTGGAAATCCACGTCCAACTCAACACCCAATCCAAAATCTTCAGCGGCGCATCCACTGCATTCGGTGCTGAACCTAATGCCCACGCCAGCGTGGTTGAGTGTGCGTTGCCGGGCGTATTGCCGGTAATGAACCGCGAAGTCGTCGAAAAAGCCATCAAACTCGGGTTGGCTTTGGATGCGAAAATCAATCAGAAAAACGTGTTCGACCGTAAAAACTATTTTTATCCTGATTTACCAAAAGGCTATCAAATCAGCCAGTTGGATTTGCCGATTGTTGAACACGGCAAACTGGAAATCGTAGTGGGCGATGAGGTTAAAACCATCAATGTTACCCGTGCGCACATGGAAGAAGATGCGGGTAAATCCGTACATGAAGGTTTGAACGGTGCTACCGGTATCGACTTGAACCGTGCCGGTACGCCTTTGTTGGAAGTTGTCTCCGAGCCTGAAATGCGTTCCGCAGCCGAAGCTGTGGCATATGCTAAAGCGTTGCATGGTTTAGTGACTTGGCTGGATATTTGCGACGGTAATATGGCGGAAGGTTCGTTCCGTGTTGATGCCAACGTTTCTGTACGTCCAAAAGGTCAGGCCGAGTTCGGTACACGCCGTGAAATCAAAAACCTCAACTCTTTCCGCTTCTTGGAACAAGCCATCAATTATGAAGTGGAAGCGCAAATCGAAATTTTGGAAGATGGTGGTAAAGTACAGCAGGCAACCATGTTGTTTGACCCTGAAAAAGGTGAAACCCGTGTGATGCGTTTGAAAGAAGATGCGCACGATTACCGCTATTTCCCTGACCCGGATTTGCTGCCGGTCATTATTTCAGACGGCCAATTGCAAAAAGCCAAAGAGCAAATGCCTGAATTGCCACATGAAATGGCAGCGCGTTTTGTTGCCGATTACGGCGTGTCTGACTATGATGCGCGCCTGTTGACTGCCAGCCGCGTTCAAGCTGCCTATTTTGAAGAAGCAGCCAAAGCCTGCGGCCAAGGTAAATTGACGGCGAACTGGATGAACGGTGAGCTTGCCGCTACCTTGAACAAAGAAGGTTTGGAATTGGCTGAAAGCCCGATTACAGCTTCACGTCTTGCCGAGTTGGTTGCTAAAGTTGCAGATGGAACATTAAGCAGCAAACTGGCGAAAAAAGCTTTTGAAGCAATGTGGGCTGAGCCTGAAGCAGGTATTGCTGAAATCATCGAAAAACATGGTTTGCAACAGATTACCGATACTGGCGCAATTGAAGCTATGGTGGATGAAGTGCTGGCAAACAATGCGAAAGCCGTTGAGCAATTCCGTTCCGGTAATGAGAAAGCCTTGAATGCGATTGTCGGTCAAGTGATGAAAGCAAGTAAAGGCAAGGCCAATCCGGCTCAGGTTCAAGAGCTGATTAAAGCTAAATTAGCTTGA
- a CDS encoding FAD-binding oxidoreductase, with translation MTHTITLPDQTTFTANEDETVLAAATRQNLNLPHSCKNGACRQCKAELISGEFEMGKHIDKAISEEEKAQGKVLLCCTTAKSDLKINVPGFNQNALPVRTLPVRIETIEIKHDVALLRLALPKAPSFAFYAGQYIDLLLPGNISRSYSIANSPDQEGVLDLHIRKRENGVCSEMIFGAEPKIKEKGIVRVKGPLGTFTLQKGSDKPIVLLATGTGYAPIRSILLDLIHQNSERPVHFYWGARQQEDLYALEEAEALIGRLKNAKFSPVLSKPNSDWKGENGYVQNVAAQNYPDMGQYEVYACGSPAMTENAQSLLTQNCALPEDAFFCDAFSPA, from the coding sequence ATGACACATACTATTACTTTACCAGATCAAACTACATTTACGGCAAACGAGGATGAGACCGTTCTTGCCGCTGCGACCCGTCAGAATTTAAATCTGCCCCATTCTTGTAAAAATGGCGCCTGCAGACAATGTAAGGCCGAGTTGATTAGTGGCGAATTTGAAATGGGCAAGCATATTGATAAAGCCATCAGTGAAGAAGAAAAAGCACAGGGCAAAGTGTTATTGTGTTGTACCACTGCGAAGAGCGACCTCAAAATCAATGTGCCAGGTTTTAATCAAAATGCTTTGCCGGTGCGCACTTTGCCTGTACGCATTGAAACGATTGAAATCAAACATGATGTTGCTTTGTTGCGATTGGCTTTGCCTAAAGCGCCGTCATTTGCATTTTATGCCGGACAATATATTGATTTGCTGCTTCCCGGCAATATCAGTCGCAGCTATTCAATTGCCAATTCTCCTGACCAAGAAGGTGTTTTGGACCTGCATATCCGCAAACGTGAAAACGGCGTATGCTCAGAAATGATTTTTGGTGCCGAGCCTAAAATCAAAGAAAAAGGCATTGTCCGCGTTAAAGGTCCATTGGGTACGTTTACTTTGCAAAAAGGCAGCGATAAACCGATTGTTTTGTTGGCAACGGGTACAGGTTACGCACCTATCCGCAGTATCTTGCTTGATTTGATTCATCAGAATAGCGAACGTCCGGTTCATTTTTACTGGGGAGCACGTCAGCAGGAGGATTTGTACGCATTGGAAGAAGCAGAAGCATTAATAGGCCGTCTGAAAAATGCAAAATTTTCGCCTGTTCTTTCTAAGCCTAATTCCGATTGGAAAGGGGAGAATGGATACGTGCAAAATGTTGCCGCACAAAATTATCCTGATATGGGGCAATATGAAGTTTATGCTTGCGGGTCACCAGCCATGACGGAGAATGCGCAAAGTTTGCTGACTCAAAATTGCGCTTTACCGGAAGATGCCTTCTTCTGTGATGCTTTTTCACCGGCATAG